In Candidatus Methylomirabilota bacterium, the genomic stretch TGCAAGTCCTGCCAGGCGGTCTTTTTCTCGTTGGGATTTCGCAAAAGATACGCTGGGTGGTATGTGATCAGCAGAGGAATGCCGTAGTAGTCATGGAACTTCCCACGCAGCTTCGAGAGCGGCATCTTTGTCTTCAGGAGGGCCGAAACCGCGATACCTCCGAGGGCGCAGATGAGCTTGGGTTTGATGGCCTTCAGCTGAGCAATCAGGAACGGCTCGCAGGAGGCGATCTCGTCTGACTCGGGGGTACGGTTATTCGGCGGTCGGCACTTGAGAACATTACAAATGTAGACCTCTTCACGTCTCAGGCCGATCGCCTCGATCATGCGGGTGAGAAGCTGTCCTGCCCGGCCGACGAAGGGCTCTCCTTGCGCGTCCTCGTCCGCGCCAGGGGCCTCTCCGACGAAGACCAGATCCGCCTGCGGATTGCCGACCCCGAAAACGATCTGGGTCCGGTGAGGGTGGAGCTTGCAACGGGTGCATTCCCCCAGGACCTGACGGGTT encodes the following:
- a CDS encoding uracil-DNA glycosylase — encoded protein: MSPQHFRHEVADLVKKTRDFLEAQRQLGLDFLPGGPEMPEPEKPRSERELLLSGTLTLQATRQVLGECTRCKLHPHRTQIVFGVGNPQADLVFVGEAPGADEDAQGEPFVGRAGQLLTRMIEAIGLRREEVYICNVLKCRPPNNRTPESDEIASCEPFLIAQLKAIKPKLICALGGIAVSALLKTKMPLSKLRGKFHDYYGIPLLITYHPAYLLRNPNEKKTAWQDL